A window of Numenius arquata chromosome 6, bNumArq3.hap1.1, whole genome shotgun sequence contains these coding sequences:
- the GSTZ1 gene encoding maleylacetoacetate isomerase isoform X1: MSSAAAKPILYSYFRSSCSWRVRIALALKGISYDVVPVNLLKDGGQQFSAEFKAMNPMQQVPALKIDGITLSQSLAIIHYLEDTRPNPRLLPQDPKKRAQVRMIADHIVSGIQPLQNLSVLKQMGEKKTEWAQNCIASGFQALEQTLKHTAGRYCVGDEVSMADLCLVPQVFNAERFQVDMGPYPTITRINKALLELEAFKVSHPSRQPDTPAELRA; encoded by the exons ATGAGCTCTGCCGCGGCCAAG CCGATACTTTATAGCTATTTCCGAAGTTCCTGCTCTTGGAGAGTGAGAATCG cactggctcTGAAAGGGATTTCCTATGACGTGGTGCCAGTGAACCTCCTGAAGGATGGGGGGCAGCAG TTTTCTGCTGAATTCAAGGCAATGAATCCAATGCAGCAAGTCCCAGCCTTGAAAATTGATGGCATCACCCTTTCTCAGTCG CTAGCTATAATTCATTACCTAGAAGACACCCGTCCTAACCCCAGGCTCCTGCCCCAAGATCCAAAGAAGAGAGCCCAAGTCCGAATGATCGCCGATCACATTGTCTCCGGCATTCAGCCACTCCAG AACCTGAGTGTCCTGAAAcaaatgggggagaaaaaaacggAATGGGCTCAGAACTGCATCGCATCTGGCTTTCAAG CACTGGAGCAGACTCTGAAGCACACTGCTGGGCGCTACTGCGTGGGAGATGAA GTTTCCATGGCTGATCTCTGCTTGGTGCCTCAAGTTTTCAATGCTGAAAG aTTCCAAGTGGATATGGGTCCATATCCCACAATAACCAGAATAAACAAAGCTCTCCTGGAGTTAGAGGCATTCAAAGTAAGCCACCCATCCCGGCAGCCAGATACTCCTGCAGAGCTGCGAGCTTGA
- the GSTZ1 gene encoding maleylacetoacetate isomerase isoform X4 codes for MSSAAAKPILYSYFRSSCSWRVRIALALKGISYDVVPVNLLKDGGQQLAIIHYLEDTRPNPRLLPQDPKKRAQVRMIADHIVSGIQPLQNLSVLKQMGEKKTEWAQNCIASGFQALEQTLKHTAGRYCVGDEVSMADLCLVPQVFNAERFQVDMGPYPTITRINKALLELEAFKVSHPSRQPDTPAELRA; via the exons ATGAGCTCTGCCGCGGCCAAG CCGATACTTTATAGCTATTTCCGAAGTTCCTGCTCTTGGAGAGTGAGAATCG cactggctcTGAAAGGGATTTCCTATGACGTGGTGCCAGTGAACCTCCTGAAGGATGGGGGGCAGCAG CTAGCTATAATTCATTACCTAGAAGACACCCGTCCTAACCCCAGGCTCCTGCCCCAAGATCCAAAGAAGAGAGCCCAAGTCCGAATGATCGCCGATCACATTGTCTCCGGCATTCAGCCACTCCAG AACCTGAGTGTCCTGAAAcaaatgggggagaaaaaaacggAATGGGCTCAGAACTGCATCGCATCTGGCTTTCAAG CACTGGAGCAGACTCTGAAGCACACTGCTGGGCGCTACTGCGTGGGAGATGAA GTTTCCATGGCTGATCTCTGCTTGGTGCCTCAAGTTTTCAATGCTGAAAG aTTCCAAGTGGATATGGGTCCATATCCCACAATAACCAGAATAAACAAAGCTCTCCTGGAGTTAGAGGCATTCAAAGTAAGCCACCCATCCCGGCAGCCAGATACTCCTGCAGAGCTGCGAGCTTGA
- the GSTZ1 gene encoding maleylacetoacetate isomerase isoform X2, producing MASEKPILYSYFRSSCSWRVRIALALKGISYDVVPVNLLKDGGQQFSAEFKAMNPMQQVPALKIDGITLSQSLAIIHYLEDTRPNPRLLPQDPKKRAQVRMIADHIVSGIQPLQNLSVLKQMGEKKTEWAQNCIASGFQALEQTLKHTAGRYCVGDEVSMADLCLVPQVFNAERFQVDMGPYPTITRINKALLELEAFKVSHPSRQPDTPAELRA from the exons ATGGCATCTGAAAAG CCGATACTTTATAGCTATTTCCGAAGTTCCTGCTCTTGGAGAGTGAGAATCG cactggctcTGAAAGGGATTTCCTATGACGTGGTGCCAGTGAACCTCCTGAAGGATGGGGGGCAGCAG TTTTCTGCTGAATTCAAGGCAATGAATCCAATGCAGCAAGTCCCAGCCTTGAAAATTGATGGCATCACCCTTTCTCAGTCG CTAGCTATAATTCATTACCTAGAAGACACCCGTCCTAACCCCAGGCTCCTGCCCCAAGATCCAAAGAAGAGAGCCCAAGTCCGAATGATCGCCGATCACATTGTCTCCGGCATTCAGCCACTCCAG AACCTGAGTGTCCTGAAAcaaatgggggagaaaaaaacggAATGGGCTCAGAACTGCATCGCATCTGGCTTTCAAG CACTGGAGCAGACTCTGAAGCACACTGCTGGGCGCTACTGCGTGGGAGATGAA GTTTCCATGGCTGATCTCTGCTTGGTGCCTCAAGTTTTCAATGCTGAAAG aTTCCAAGTGGATATGGGTCCATATCCCACAATAACCAGAATAAACAAAGCTCTCCTGGAGTTAGAGGCATTCAAAGTAAGCCACCCATCCCGGCAGCCAGATACTCCTGCAGAGCTGCGAGCTTGA
- the GSTZ1 gene encoding maleylacetoacetate isomerase isoform X3 → MASEKPILYSYFRSSCSWRVRLLKDGGQQFSAEFKAMNPMQQVPALKIDGITLSQSLAIIHYLEDTRPNPRLLPQDPKKRAQVRMIADHIVSGIQPLQNLSVLKQMGEKKTEWAQNCIASGFQALEQTLKHTAGRYCVGDEVSMADLCLVPQVFNAERFQVDMGPYPTITRINKALLELEAFKVSHPSRQPDTPAELRA, encoded by the exons ATGGCATCTGAAAAG CCGATACTTTATAGCTATTTCCGAAGTTCCTGCTCTTGGAGAGTGAGA CTCCTGAAGGATGGGGGGCAGCAG TTTTCTGCTGAATTCAAGGCAATGAATCCAATGCAGCAAGTCCCAGCCTTGAAAATTGATGGCATCACCCTTTCTCAGTCG CTAGCTATAATTCATTACCTAGAAGACACCCGTCCTAACCCCAGGCTCCTGCCCCAAGATCCAAAGAAGAGAGCCCAAGTCCGAATGATCGCCGATCACATTGTCTCCGGCATTCAGCCACTCCAG AACCTGAGTGTCCTGAAAcaaatgggggagaaaaaaacggAATGGGCTCAGAACTGCATCGCATCTGGCTTTCAAG CACTGGAGCAGACTCTGAAGCACACTGCTGGGCGCTACTGCGTGGGAGATGAA GTTTCCATGGCTGATCTCTGCTTGGTGCCTCAAGTTTTCAATGCTGAAAG aTTCCAAGTGGATATGGGTCCATATCCCACAATAACCAGAATAAACAAAGCTCTCCTGGAGTTAGAGGCATTCAAAGTAAGCCACCCATCCCGGCAGCCAGATACTCCTGCAGAGCTGCGAGCTTGA
- the GSTZ1 gene encoding maleylacetoacetate isomerase isoform X5 produces MNPMQQVPALKIDGITLSQSLAIIHYLEDTRPNPRLLPQDPKKRAQVRMIADHIVSGIQPLQNLSVLKQMGEKKTEWAQNCIASGFQALEQTLKHTAGRYCVGDEVSMADLCLVPQVFNAERFQVDMGPYPTITRINKALLELEAFKVSHPSRQPDTPAELRA; encoded by the exons ATGAATCCAATGCAGCAAGTCCCAGCCTTGAAAATTGATGGCATCACCCTTTCTCAGTCG CTAGCTATAATTCATTACCTAGAAGACACCCGTCCTAACCCCAGGCTCCTGCCCCAAGATCCAAAGAAGAGAGCCCAAGTCCGAATGATCGCCGATCACATTGTCTCCGGCATTCAGCCACTCCAG AACCTGAGTGTCCTGAAAcaaatgggggagaaaaaaacggAATGGGCTCAGAACTGCATCGCATCTGGCTTTCAAG CACTGGAGCAGACTCTGAAGCACACTGCTGGGCGCTACTGCGTGGGAGATGAA GTTTCCATGGCTGATCTCTGCTTGGTGCCTCAAGTTTTCAATGCTGAAAG aTTCCAAGTGGATATGGGTCCATATCCCACAATAACCAGAATAAACAAAGCTCTCCTGGAGTTAGAGGCATTCAAAGTAAGCCACCCATCCCGGCAGCCAGATACTCCTGCAGAGCTGCGAGCTTGA